Within Lactobacillus amylovorus DSM 20531, the genomic segment GTATGGATGCATCTGAATATCGTAATGTTGTATTAGGTCTAATTTTCTTAAAATATGTTTCTGATGCATTCGAAGAAAAACATGATGAATTATTAAAATCAGATTATCCAGAAGATGCTGAAGATAAAGATGTATATGTTGGAGATAATATTTTTTGGGTACCTAAAGAAGCGCGTTGGGAAAATATAGAGAAAGCTGCTAAAACGCCTCAAATTGGTGAAGTTATTGATAAAGCAATGGATGCGATTGAAAAAGAAAACGATACTTTAAGAGGCATTCTGAGTAAAAACTATGAATCTCAAGATTTGGACAAAGAACGGCTAGGTGAAGTAGTTGATTTAATATCAGATATAGACGTTGGATCTAAAGATTCACGTGACAAAGATATATTGGGGCGTGTTTATGAATACTTCTTACAGCAATTTGCTAGTGCAGAAGGTAAGCATGGCGGTGAATTTTATACTCCAAGATCAATTGTTAGAACATTGGTTGAAATGATTGAACCATATAAAGGCCGAGTATATGACCCTTGTTGCGGATCTGGTGGTATGTTTGTTCAGTCCGAAGAATTTGTAAAAGAACATGCTGGAGATATTAAAGACTTAGCCGTCTATGGTCAAGAATCTAATCCAACTACTTGGAAATTAGCAAAAATGAACTTAGCTATTCGAGGTATTGATAGTGATTTGGGGAAACATCAAGGGGACACATTTACTAATGATCTCCATAAAGGTATGAGATTTAATTTTATTTTAGCTAACCCACCATTTAATGTTAAGAATTGGAATGGAAACAAATTAAGGGATGATGCTCGCTGGAAATACGGTGTACCTCCTGTAGGTAACGCAAACTACGCCTGGATGGAACATATCATTAGTAAATTAACTCCAGATGGTAAAGCAGGTTTCGTTTTAGCAAATGGTGCCCTTTCTACGTCAAATAAAGCTGAACATGCTATTAGAAAAGCTATTTTGGAAGATGATAAGATTGATGCAATTGTTGCACTCCCAGATAAGATGTTTTATTCTACCGGTATTCCTGTTTCTCTTTGGTTCATTGACATGAATAAAAATTCTGAACATGAAAATGACAGAAGAGGTAAGACTTTATTTATTGATGCTCGTAATATGGGTGAAATGGTTGATCGTACTCATCGCGAATTTAATAAAGAAGATATTAAAAAAATTGCAGATACTTATCATGCTTTCCGTGGTACAAATGATCAAAAATATGAAGATGTAGCAGGGTATTGTAAGGTAGCTTCATTGGATGAAATTGCTAAAAATGATTATGTTCTGACACCAGGTAGATATGTTGGGCTTCCTCCACAAAAAGATGATGGCATTCCTTATGAAATAAAGATGAAAAAACTGACAGGTGAATTAAAGAAACAATTTGAAGAGAGTGATAAGTTAGAAGCAAAGATTAAGGATGTATTGAAGGAACTAGGATATGAAATATAAATCTGTTCAACTTAAAGAAATAGCAGACATAATAATGGGGCAATCTCCTAAATCAATTTTTTATAATAATTCTGGAATCGGACTTCCATTTTTGCAAGGTGTGAGAACATTTGGCGAGGATTATCCGAAAATTGATACTTATACCACTAGATTTAAAACAATAGCAAATCAAGGCGATATTTTATTTAGTGTTCGAGCACCAGTTGGTAAAATAAATTGGGCCAATCAAGAAATTTCGCTCGGTCGCGGTCTAGCTTGTATAAGAGTTAAGCCAGGCTATTCAAAAGAATATTTATATTATTATTTAAAAAAGATAGGAACATCTATAAATTCATTAGCTAATGGAACTGTATTTACTTCTATTAACAAAAAAGAATTAGAAGAGATAGAAATAAAAATTCCAATAAATTTAAATGATCAAAGGAATATTGCAAATCCACTTAAAACGCTAGATTCAAAATTAATGATAAATAATCAAATAAATGATAATTTACTTGAATTAATAAAAGCTAGTTTTAATAAAATAGTTATTGATAAAAGTAAAAAGGAAACGATTAGTAAAATATTTAGAGTTTATTCTGGCTTTGCATTTAATAAAAACGATTGGGCTGATGATGGAAAACCGATAATAAAAATAAAAGATATAAATAACATGACAATTAATTTAGAAAACTTATCTAAGGTGAACAATTTAGATAAGTTAAAAAGAGCAGAGAAATATTATATTACAGGTGGTGAAATTGTAATTGCCTTAACCGGGGCTACATTAGGGAAATTTGGAATAGTTCCGTATAACTTTAAAGGTTATGTTAACCAACGAGTGGGACTAATTTTTCCAAAATTATCTGAGGTAAGTGTACTGGGTATACTTCTCCAAAAAGATATTATGAATAGAATAATTAGTTTAGGACATGGGTCAGCTCAACCCAATATCAGTCCAACCACAATTAATAAATTAATTGTGAATATTGATATTAAGTCATGTAAAAAATTTGATAAAACTTTTGCACCTATTTATCAAGAAATAATATACAACCTATACGAGAAGCAACTACTACAGAATATAAAACAAGAACTTATGCTTAAATTATTTTAAAAATCAAATTCGACTAAATTATCATTTATTCTTCTTAGCTATCATATTAGTGTATGATTTTATCAAAAACGAGGAGATAAAATCATGCAACAAAGTGAAGTTCAATGTGTAATAACTGATATGTTGCCTTATTTGAACAATAGTCAGTTAATCAAGTTGAAACAGTCGATGAAGAAGTTAGTGGTAAGAAAGGAACCTGATGAACTAAAGAATGAGGTATTGCTTAAGCGATATTTCTCATCTAAAAGAGCTGAAGGATGTTCAGAAAAGTCTCTAAAATACTATAAGGCAACTTTGATTCAAGCTTTAGATACGCTTGGTAAAAATGCTAGAGAAGTAATAACTGATGAGTTAAGAAACTACTTAATGAACTATCAATTACAACATAGTTCCAGTAAAATAACCATTGATAATATTAGACGTATACTTTCTAGCTTCTTCAATTGGTTAGAAGATGAAGATTACATCATTAAGAGCCCAGTTCGAAGAATCCATAAAGTGAAAATCGCAACTACTGTTAAAGAAACCTATACAGATGAAGAATTGGAAAAATTACGAGATGGTTGCGGTAACATTCGTGATCTTGCAATAATTGATTTTTTGGCTTCAACTGGGATGCGTGTTGGAGAATTAGTTCTGCTGAATAAAGATGATATTAATTTTAATGAAAGAGAATGTATTGTATTTGGCAAGGGAAATAAGGAAAGAATTGCTTATTTTGATGCTAGAGCTAAATTACATCTGAAGAAATACATTGAAGAAAGGATTGATAGTGAAGAAGCTTTATTTGTATCAATTAGGAGACCAAATAAGAGATTAACTATAGGTGGAATTGAGTCCAGATTAAAAAGTCTTGGCAATAAGGTTGGTATATCACATGTTTATCCACATAAATTTAGAAGGACTTTAGCAACAACCGCAATAGATAAAGGAATGCCAATTGAACAGTTGCAAAGATTATTAGGACACAAGCGTATAGATACAACATTGCATTATGCAATGGTTAAGCAACAGAATGTGAAAATAGCGCATAGGAAGTACATAGGATGAAAGTGAAAATTTCAGAAATTGGTGAAGTAATAGGTGGAGGAACACCATCTACAAAGAAAGCAGAATATTATAAAAAAAGGGGGATTAGTTGGATTACACCCAAAGATTTAAGTGGATATACAAAAATGTATATTTCGCATGGAGCTAGAGATATCAGTGAATCAGGCTTTAAAAATTCTAGTACCAGAATATTACCTAAAGATACAGTTTTAATTAGTTCGAGAGCTCCAATAGGATATTGTGCTATTGCTGCAAATGACTTAACTACTAATCAAGGTTTCAAGAGCATCATTCCAAATAAAAATAAGGTTTTGCCTAAGTATCTTTATTATCTAATGTTGAGTAACAAAGATAATCTTGAACAAATAGCATCAGGTTCAACGTTTAAAGAAGTATCAGGCAATGCAATGAAGAATTTCGTTGTTGAGATTCCTAATTTAGAAAAACAGAGAGAAGTAGTAAATATTATTGATCCTATTTCAAAAAAAATAGAGTTAAATAATCAAATAAATGATAATTTAGCGGCTTAAAAATATTTATTTAATAGTTCTTGCCTTAACTTGCTAAGTACATTATTTTCCACTTGAATATTGTTAATTTGAAGTTGTATTCTTTCAAACACAGTAAAGATATTATTATCAATAATCGGAACTTCAAAATCATTAAATAGTTCCTTTCTGTAAAAACTACGTGCACTTCCTGAAGCAGAACCTTTAACTCTTTTATTGATATAATTTACATATTCATAAAGAAGTAGTCCTGGCATACGGGAATTTTTAACTCTAAACCTCCACATATTTTGATTTTGTAAGGACGGTAAGACATTGGACGTTATAAAGCCTGTTTTACCAATGCTAGCTCCGACCATTACTAAAACTGTA encodes:
- a CDS encoding type I restriction-modification system subunit M; this encodes MATKSKELNFEDKLWKAADALRGSMDASEYRNVVLGLIFLKYVSDAFEEKHDELLKSDYPEDAEDKDVYVGDNIFWVPKEARWENIEKAAKTPQIGEVIDKAMDAIEKENDTLRGILSKNYESQDLDKERLGEVVDLISDIDVGSKDSRDKDILGRVYEYFLQQFASAEGKHGGEFYTPRSIVRTLVEMIEPYKGRVYDPCCGSGGMFVQSEEFVKEHAGDIKDLAVYGQESNPTTWKLAKMNLAIRGIDSDLGKHQGDTFTNDLHKGMRFNFILANPPFNVKNWNGNKLRDDARWKYGVPPVGNANYAWMEHIISKLTPDGKAGFVLANGALSTSNKAEHAIRKAILEDDKIDAIVALPDKMFYSTGIPVSLWFIDMNKNSEHENDRRGKTLFIDARNMGEMVDRTHREFNKEDIKKIADTYHAFRGTNDQKYEDVAGYCKVASLDEIAKNDYVLTPGRYVGLPPQKDDGIPYEIKMKKLTGELKKQFEESDKLEAKIKDVLKELGYEI
- a CDS encoding restriction endonuclease subunit S yields the protein MKYKSVQLKEIADIIMGQSPKSIFYNNSGIGLPFLQGVRTFGEDYPKIDTYTTRFKTIANQGDILFSVRAPVGKINWANQEISLGRGLACIRVKPGYSKEYLYYYLKKIGTSINSLANGTVFTSINKKELEEIEIKIPINLNDQRNIANPLKTLDSKLMINNQINDNLLELIKASFNKIVIDKSKKETISKIFRVYSGFAFNKNDWADDGKPIIKIKDINNMTINLENLSKVNNLDKLKRAEKYYITGGEIVIALTGATLGKFGIVPYNFKGYVNQRVGLIFPKLSEVSVLGILLQKDIMNRIISLGHGSAQPNISPTTINKLIVNIDIKSCKKFDKTFAPIYQEIIYNLYEKQLLQNIKQELMLKLF
- the xerA gene encoding site-specific tyrosine recombinase/integron integrase; protein product: MQQSEVQCVITDMLPYLNNSQLIKLKQSMKKLVVRKEPDELKNEVLLKRYFSSKRAEGCSEKSLKYYKATLIQALDTLGKNAREVITDELRNYLMNYQLQHSSSKITIDNIRRILSSFFNWLEDEDYIIKSPVRRIHKVKIATTVKETYTDEELEKLRDGCGNIRDLAIIDFLASTGMRVGELVLLNKDDINFNERECIVFGKGNKERIAYFDARAKLHLKKYIEERIDSEEALFVSIRRPNKRLTIGGIESRLKSLGNKVGISHVYPHKFRRTLATTAIDKGMPIEQLQRLLGHKRIDTTLHYAMVKQQNVKIAHRKYIG
- a CDS encoding restriction endonuclease subunit S — translated: MKVKISEIGEVIGGGTPSTKKAEYYKKRGISWITPKDLSGYTKMYISHGARDISESGFKNSSTRILPKDTVLISSRAPIGYCAIAANDLTTNQGFKSIIPNKNKVLPKYLYYLMLSNKDNLEQIASGSTFKEVSGNAMKNFVVEIPNLEKQREVVNIIDPISKKIELNNQINDNLAA
- a CDS encoding restriction endonuclease subunit S, which produces MATIQNGYAFKSKEYVAQKQLLILRTKNIGSNHLFNKFDVVYIDQDNFNEYKKFAFKKFDTVLVMVGASIGKTGFITSNVLPSLQNQNMWRFRVKNSRMPGLLLYEYVNYINKRVKGSASGSARSFYRKELFNDFEVPIIDNNIFTVFERIQLQINNIQVENNVLSKLRQELLNKYF